The following are encoded in a window of Maridesulfovibrio ferrireducens genomic DNA:
- the argS gene encoding arginine--tRNA ligase, translating into MKAKLHLQNVLGSILENKGWEWPEKAVLEPPRDKNFGDMSANLAMMLSKQAKMNPRAIAEEIKNELDNDPYIEKVDIAGPGFLNFTFSNAFWQNLIPEVLEKGADFGRSEIGKGIKVQVEYVSANPTGPLHIGHGRGAALGDCLVRILEFTGHTVEAEYYVNDAGRQMLILGNSIWVRLQQSEGRDIVDPEDFYKGEYIIDIAKEVLALNPTILEMDEADSIAICRKYGMNQILEGIKKDLAAFDVRHDVWFSEASLVSVGKVEETFADLKSRGMAYEKDGALWFKSTDLGDDKDRVLRKSNGDLTYFASDIAYHDDKYKRGFDKVVDIWGADHHGYVPRMQAAVEALGKKGHLEVILVQLVNLLRGGEQIAMSTRAGKFETLKDVVNEVGRDASRFMFLSRKSDSHLDFDLDLVKQKTMENPVYYVQYAHARICSVIRKAAEQGIEVGSCDPALLSNLGNTEELGLMKLLDQFNDVVESAGGYMSPHTISYYLRDLANALHRFYSMHHILSAEKEIIAARLLLLQAVAKTLANGLNLLGVSAPEQM; encoded by the coding sequence ATGAAAGCCAAACTTCATCTTCAAAACGTCCTCGGTTCCATTCTTGAAAACAAGGGCTGGGAATGGCCTGAAAAAGCTGTTCTCGAACCCCCTAGAGATAAAAATTTCGGAGACATGTCCGCGAATCTTGCCATGATGCTTTCCAAGCAGGCAAAAATGAACCCGCGTGCCATTGCCGAAGAAATTAAGAATGAACTGGACAATGATCCATATATTGAAAAAGTCGACATTGCAGGACCGGGCTTCCTGAACTTTACTTTTTCCAACGCCTTCTGGCAGAACCTCATTCCTGAAGTTCTCGAAAAAGGTGCTGATTTCGGTCGCTCCGAAATAGGAAAAGGCATAAAAGTTCAAGTTGAATACGTATCTGCCAACCCGACAGGACCTCTGCATATCGGCCACGGACGCGGAGCCGCTCTCGGAGACTGCCTTGTCCGTATTCTGGAATTTACCGGACATACCGTTGAAGCAGAATACTACGTCAATGACGCCGGACGCCAGATGCTTATCCTCGGTAACTCAATCTGGGTAAGATTACAGCAGTCCGAAGGACGCGACATTGTCGATCCTGAAGATTTTTATAAGGGCGAATATATCATTGATATCGCCAAAGAAGTGCTGGCACTCAATCCGACCATTCTTGAAATGGACGAAGCAGATTCGATCGCAATCTGCCGTAAATACGGAATGAACCAGATTCTTGAAGGTATCAAGAAAGACCTCGCAGCTTTTGATGTCCGTCATGATGTATGGTTCTCTGAAGCAAGCCTTGTTTCAGTCGGTAAAGTTGAAGAAACTTTCGCTGACCTCAAATCAAGAGGAATGGCCTACGAAAAAGACGGAGCGCTCTGGTTTAAGAGTACTGACCTCGGTGACGACAAAGACCGCGTACTTCGTAAATCAAACGGAGACCTGACTTATTTCGCGTCCGATATCGCCTACCATGACGATAAATACAAACGCGGTTTCGACAAAGTAGTCGACATCTGGGGTGCAGACCATCACGGTTATGTCCCTCGCATGCAGGCGGCGGTTGAAGCTCTCGGTAAAAAAGGACATCTTGAAGTTATCCTCGTACAGCTTGTTAACTTGCTGCGCGGCGGAGAACAGATTGCAATGTCCACCCGTGCCGGAAAATTCGAGACACTTAAAGACGTGGTCAACGAAGTTGGCCGTGATGCTTCACGTTTCATGTTTCTCTCTCGCAAAAGCGACAGTCATCTCGACTTTGACCTTGATCTGGTCAAACAGAAAACCATGGAAAATCCAGTCTACTATGTGCAATACGCTCACGCGCGTATCTGCTCAGTAATACGCAAGGCCGCAGAACAGGGAATCGAAGTAGGTTCGTGTGATCCGGCCCTTCTGAGCAACTTAGGCAATACTGAAGAACTGGGCCTCATGAAACTTCTGGATCAATTTAATGATGTGGTGGAAAGCGCAGGCGGATATATGAGCCCGCATACCATCAGCTATTATTTGAGAGATCTTGCTAATGCGCTGCATAGATTTTACTCCATGCACCATATTCTTTCAGCTGAAAAAGAAATTATCGCGGCAAGACTCCTCTTGTTGCAGGCCGTGGCAAAAACACTTGCCAATGGTTTGAACCTGCTTGGTGTTTCCGCGCCGGAACAAATGTAA
- a CDS encoding YitT family protein yields MNRFQKMSYSIPWNIALLTLGSFLTAFAIKAVVIPNAFLPSGISGLALLIYYIFSFLSSGVWIFLLNIPIFLIGWFFVSKKFFFYSLYGMVTLSGFIDLIPWTLAFEDKWLAVLAGGIVLGAGSGIALRSLGSTGGLGVLQIVAREKMGIRVGQFGMVFNAIVLGVGTVWLNLNDVLYSLAMIFIASSATDLVQGLFNQRKMVLIVTSFPEDVSGAIMTRHGRGTTLLNARGGYTGQERTVVMTVVDSFRLKRLESTIFNVDPAAFVIIESTFSVLGKGFSVPR; encoded by the coding sequence ATGAACCGTTTTCAAAAGATGAGTTATTCTATTCCGTGGAATATAGCCCTTTTAACGCTAGGTTCTTTTCTGACAGCCTTTGCCATTAAAGCGGTTGTTATTCCTAACGCCTTTTTACCAAGCGGCATTTCAGGGCTTGCTTTGCTTATATATTATATTTTCTCGTTTCTGTCCTCTGGAGTGTGGATTTTTTTACTGAATATACCAATTTTTTTGATAGGTTGGTTTTTTGTAAGCAAGAAATTTTTTTTCTATAGTCTTTACGGTATGGTAACTCTCAGTGGATTCATAGATCTTATACCGTGGACTCTTGCTTTTGAGGATAAATGGCTTGCAGTTCTTGCCGGGGGGATCGTTCTTGGAGCGGGATCGGGGATAGCGCTGCGTTCACTCGGCTCTACCGGAGGGTTGGGAGTTTTGCAGATTGTTGCCCGTGAAAAAATGGGCATCAGGGTTGGACAGTTCGGAATGGTTTTCAATGCGATCGTTTTGGGAGTTGGGACTGTCTGGCTTAACTTGAACGATGTGCTTTATTCTCTTGCCATGATTTTTATAGCTTCTTCAGCTACTGACTTGGTGCAAGGGTTGTTTAACCAGCGCAAAATGGTGCTGATCGTAACGTCTTTTCCAGAGGATGTTTCCGGCGCAATAATGACACGGCATGGGCGGGGTACTACCTTGCTGAATGCTCGCGGGGGCTACACCGGTCAGGAGCGCACTGTTGTAATGACTGTTGTTGATTCTTTCAGACTTAAAAGACTTGAATCGACAATCTTTAATGTTGACCCGGCCGCGTTTGTAATAATCGAATCAACCTTCAGCGTGCTCGGAAAAGGCTTTTCCGTGCCGAGGTAG
- a CDS encoding SAM hydrolase/SAM-dependent halogenase family protein, producing MSRTIALLTDFGLDDPYVGQMKGVLADKAPDSRIIDVSHGIAPFCISQASFFLAAAIKHFPDDTVFVAVVDPGVGSGRRIIAAEFGDTIVVAPDNGIVELAEADYCGTMIVTDLSETANQMRSSYTFHGRDIFAPIAANIACGSSLEMLGSKLPLRDVVRTGLKKPLWMENGVEAVVLHKDRFGNLVLNIPENQIMPERMSIPDKIPCVGIDAGCVRRACCYAELESGVLGLIVGSQGFYELALYQGSAAEKLNFGPGDSLVLKWGGI from the coding sequence ATGAGTAGAACTATCGCGCTTTTAACTGATTTTGGACTGGATGATCCATATGTCGGTCAGATGAAGGGTGTTCTTGCAGACAAAGCTCCTGATTCCCGGATTATTGATGTCAGTCATGGCATTGCGCCTTTTTGTATTTCTCAGGCTTCTTTCTTTTTAGCAGCGGCGATAAAACATTTTCCTGATGATACGGTTTTTGTCGCTGTGGTTGATCCCGGAGTCGGGAGCGGGCGAAGAATAATTGCCGCAGAGTTTGGCGACACCATTGTTGTTGCTCCAGACAACGGCATAGTAGAGCTTGCCGAGGCGGATTATTGCGGAACTATGATTGTTACTGATCTCAGCGAAACCGCAAATCAGATGAGAAGTTCATATACATTTCACGGGCGGGATATTTTTGCCCCTATTGCAGCGAATATAGCTTGCGGAAGCTCTCTTGAAATGCTCGGATCGAAGCTTCCGCTTCGTGATGTTGTGCGGACAGGGCTCAAAAAGCCTTTATGGATGGAAAACGGAGTGGAAGCGGTTGTTTTGCATAAGGATAGATTCGGAAATCTTGTGCTGAATATTCCTGAAAATCAGATTATGCCTGAGCGAATGTCTATACCTGATAAAATTCCATGTGTGGGAATAGATGCCGGCTGCGTTAGACGCGCATGCTGTTATGCAGAGCTTGAATCCGGTGTTTTAGGTTTGATTGTAGGTAGTCAGGGGTTTTACGAACTGGCACTTTATCAGGGCTCAGCGGCTGAAAAATTGAATTTTGGTCCGGGAGATTCACTTGTGCTTAAATGGGGCGGTATATGA
- a CDS encoding adenosylcobinamide-GDP ribazoletransferase: MRIGIVRDFLITLGFMTRIGPILEIEPEDLRRTVKWMPLCGLALGAVIIIPFYLGLFAGKFWIQAWLTLAASIYLTRGLHFDGIADIADGAGPFPDPDKFWRIIKDSCSGVFGILVLVVMLTGQLIGFYYVFEAGALGAVLWVFVVGRLGNAVMCMAGKSFARPGQGSLFMCGADKFSIAFAFITTVVAGIFAVDLNTQILTYLLAALCILFLYRLAKKVNGANGDFLGGAVVLSETAALLAFVACH, encoded by the coding sequence ATGAGAATTGGGATTGTTCGGGACTTTTTGATTACTCTCGGGTTTATGACCAGAATCGGTCCGATACTTGAGATTGAACCGGAAGATTTAAGGCGGACAGTAAAATGGATGCCTCTGTGCGGGCTTGCTCTCGGCGCAGTGATAATTATTCCTTTTTATCTGGGATTGTTTGCGGGGAAGTTCTGGATCCAGGCATGGTTGACACTTGCTGCGTCTATTTATCTGACTCGGGGGCTGCATTTTGATGGCATTGCCGATATTGCAGACGGAGCTGGGCCTTTTCCTGATCCAGATAAATTCTGGCGCATAATAAAAGACAGCTGTTCTGGAGTGTTTGGAATTCTAGTTTTAGTCGTAATGCTTACCGGTCAGCTTATTGGTTTTTATTATGTATTTGAAGCAGGGGCGTTAGGTGCTGTACTATGGGTCTTTGTTGTTGGAAGGCTTGGGAATGCCGTAATGTGTATGGCCGGAAAATCCTTTGCAAGACCGGGGCAGGGATCTCTCTTTATGTGTGGAGCTGATAAGTTTTCTATTGCTTTTGCTTTTATTACAACAGTTGTAGCTGGGATCTTTGCTGTGGATCTCAATACTCAGATTCTAACTTATCTTCTTGCTGCATTATGTATTTTGTTTTTATACAGACTTGCAAAGAAGGTGAACGGTGCAAACGGAGATTTTTTAGGCGGGGCTGTTGTTCTTTCCGAAACAGCCGCATTGCTTGCTTTTGTAGCTTGTCATTAG
- a CDS encoding sensor histidine kinase, whose protein sequence is MNDLPTLRKFGEQLDVLKLFAEQGEVKKASALAQSIFENYVFVRDMFLRQEDEFLSAGNALAESEDKVEKLEAKLKLALSAYNSDFELFRKFCRALDYANTLKDLSDLPDMLKDIANELGVHRVTVVLDRKLCEGLPDSGIPSFFLKGCMRFIDSTLRNTGNRVFIGPLSRMMRPDVFFGDPEMSPESGGSCFAFGLMDKYSPDEMIGLLSIYDPSVSRFNPEMGTDFLEHFCSSIASTLIDVINHQKAMILREDVNRITHHDLKTPLNAVINLPHLLLAEEEDPDKIEMIQAIQDSGYRMLGLINRSYDLYKMESGTYNVVPENVNIIPMIQRIELDLIDVIKSKNSALHIFVNKAKWNGEESFYVRGEELLLFSMLANLVKNGFEATPEGKPVTVAFSGEDDFSIAVHNYGAVPAAIRKTFFEKYSTEGKKGGTGLGTYSASLIARVHGGEINMTSSDEEGTLVTVKI, encoded by the coding sequence ATGAATGATTTGCCTACGCTTAGAAAGTTCGGGGAGCAGCTTGATGTTCTCAAGCTGTTTGCGGAGCAGGGCGAAGTAAAAAAGGCTTCAGCTTTAGCACAGTCTATTTTCGAAAACTATGTGTTTGTAAGAGACATGTTTCTTCGTCAGGAAGATGAGTTCCTTTCTGCGGGCAATGCCCTTGCCGAGAGTGAAGACAAAGTTGAAAAGCTGGAAGCAAAGCTGAAGCTGGCGCTTTCAGCTTATAATTCTGATTTTGAGTTGTTCCGTAAATTTTGTCGCGCGCTGGATTATGCAAATACACTCAAAGATCTTTCAGATTTACCAGACATGTTGAAAGATATTGCCAATGAATTGGGAGTTCACAGAGTTACAGTTGTATTAGACCGCAAACTTTGTGAAGGGTTGCCGGATTCAGGAATACCTTCATTTTTTTTAAAAGGGTGTATGCGTTTCATAGACTCAACTCTTCGCAACACTGGTAATAGAGTTTTTATAGGCCCTCTTTCACGTATGATGCGGCCTGATGTTTTTTTTGGAGACCCGGAAATGAGCCCTGAAAGTGGTGGGTCGTGTTTTGCTTTCGGGCTGATGGATAAGTATAGCCCTGATGAAATGATAGGGCTCCTTTCTATTTATGATCCTTCTGTCAGCAGATTTAATCCTGAAATGGGAACGGATTTTCTGGAACATTTTTGTAGTTCTATAGCATCGACATTAATAGATGTAATAAATCACCAGAAGGCGATGATTTTAAGGGAAGATGTGAACAGAATAACTCATCACGATCTTAAAACTCCGCTTAATGCAGTAATAAATCTGCCTCATCTGCTTCTTGCTGAAGAAGAAGATCCAGATAAAATAGAAATGATACAAGCTATTCAAGACTCTGGTTATCGCATGCTTGGTCTTATCAACAGATCGTATGATTTATATAAAATGGAATCAGGAACTTATAACGTCGTTCCCGAAAATGTTAATATTATTCCGATGATACAGCGTATTGAGCTTGATCTTATAGATGTGATTAAGTCTAAAAATTCTGCTTTGCATATTTTTGTGAATAAAGCGAAATGGAACGGCGAAGAGAGCTTTTACGTCAGAGGCGAAGAGTTGCTTCTGTTCTCTATGCTGGCGAATCTTGTGAAAAACGGATTCGAAGCGACTCCTGAAGGAAAGCCCGTAACAGTTGCTTTTTCCGGTGAAGATGATTTTTCAATTGCTGTTCACAATTACGGAGCTGTCCCTGCTGCCATACGAAAAACTTTTTTTGAAAAATATTCAACAGAGGGTAAAAAAGGGGGGACAGGTCTCGGAACCTATTCCGCCAGTCTTATTGCCCGGGTTCATGGTGGTGAGATCAATATGACCTCTTCTGATGAGGAAGGGACTCTTGTTACCGTGAAAATTTAA